A genomic window from Pirellulales bacterium includes:
- a CDS encoding DUF1559 domain-containing protein: MAQNKLHKKLRCPLAGRAQRGFTLVELLVVIAIMGILISLLLPAVQRAREAARCAQCLNNLKQIGLGLHSYEVAKKVFPPAYVTQDTHATGSAYGVSYTDTNMNGPTGFAWGVLLLPFIEEQTLYQSFNFSLPCWAAENAAAARTQVSVYLCPSVSVDGGFDAFSVPMYTSGTAQDPDDWAPFNPPIYFAHSHYVTNAGVNQPWGRSPDYSYDFTVPEPVAEATGALVDVINGPFYRNSRTRVVDVPDGLSQTVFMGESTPRLTDKTWVGVIPYSCTPPKSPPIGIGDSNGGACLVGAHSGPDVHDHPNVIIHPPNDPYGHTDEMYSEHVSGANTLFGDGSVRFISMMINPYTWVALSTRNGGEAINENY; this comes from the coding sequence ATGGCGCAAAACAAACTACACAAGAAGCTGCGTTGCCCTCTAGCAGGACGAGCCCAGCGCGGCTTCACGTTGGTCGAGTTGCTAGTCGTCATCGCCATCATGGGCATCTTGATTAGTCTGCTATTGCCGGCGGTTCAGCGGGCCCGTGAAGCGGCCCGATGTGCTCAATGCTTGAACAACCTGAAGCAAATCGGGCTGGGCCTTCACAGTTACGAAGTTGCCAAAAAAGTTTTCCCGCCGGCGTACGTCACCCAAGATACACACGCCACAGGCTCGGCGTACGGAGTATCGTACACCGACACAAATATGAATGGTCCCACAGGATTTGCCTGGGGAGTATTGCTGCTTCCGTTCATTGAAGAGCAGACGCTGTATCAAAGCTTCAATTTTAGCCTTCCATGTTGGGCCGCCGAGAACGCCGCCGCAGCGCGCACTCAAGTATCTGTGTATTTGTGCCCGTCCGTTTCCGTGGATGGAGGATTTGATGCATTCTCGGTTCCCATGTACACCTCGGGCACGGCCCAAGATCCGGACGATTGGGCTCCTTTCAACCCGCCGATTTATTTCGCGCATAGTCATTACGTGACGAACGCCGGAGTGAATCAGCCGTGGGGACGTTCGCCCGATTATTCGTACGACTTCACCGTTCCAGAACCAGTTGCCGAGGCCACCGGGGCGCTAGTGGACGTCATCAATGGTCCGTTCTATCGAAATTCTCGCACTCGTGTTGTCGATGTGCCCGACGGCTTATCGCAAACGGTGTTCATGGGCGAATCGACGCCGCGGCTTACCGATAAAACATGGGTTGGTGTGATTCCCTATAGTTGCACGCCCCCGAAAAGTCCACCCATTGGCATTGGCGACTCGAACGGCGGCGCATGTTTGGTAGGCGCCCACAGCGGGCCCGACGTGCACGACCATCCCAACGTGATTATCCATCCGCCCAACGACCCGTATGGGCACACCGATGAAATGTACTCCGAGCACGTCTCTGGAGCCAACACGCTGTTTGGCGACGGATCGGTGCGGTTTATTTCAATGATGATCAATCCTTATACCTGGGTGGCCTTATCGACCCGCAACGGCGGAGAAGCGATCAATGAGAACTACTAA
- a CDS encoding transporter: protein MQVKSQAAGLHCLAILGPLCLAVTTWFSLASMPRSAWADDGDCPLVSCLTGSCFVSDCGGQQGNHDQKDIDNGDDKEESKCCYGPCDCQPRKTLLQWSYGTTFSGGPPAMDEPLESDRPDFTESPLTVGRGVHQLETGYDYTLDNAAGTQFTQHSFPQTLWRIGMLADWFEFRIYYNYEIDNFQFPSGARQHFQGSDDLELGAKICLTPQEGILPAMGIIPAMTVPSGSPDITEGEVMPSFIWAYSWDLNKMMSLGMSTDIERQRDDAGNIFTEFGQSISMDYKFTKHWGGYTEWVVFAPSGHTVERTQHYADGGFTYLWTNNIQLDAEVGVGLNAAANNFFAGNGATLRF, encoded by the coding sequence ATGCAGGTCAAATCACAAGCCGCCGGTTTGCATTGCCTGGCGATATTAGGGCCGTTGTGTCTGGCAGTGACAACATGGTTTTCGCTGGCAAGTATGCCACGGTCTGCGTGGGCAGACGATGGGGATTGCCCGCTCGTTTCTTGCCTGACGGGCAGTTGCTTTGTCAGCGACTGCGGCGGGCAGCAAGGGAACCATGATCAAAAAGACATCGACAACGGAGACGATAAAGAAGAATCTAAGTGCTGCTATGGCCCGTGCGATTGCCAGCCGCGCAAGACGCTGCTGCAATGGAGCTACGGAACGACGTTTTCCGGCGGCCCGCCGGCAATGGACGAGCCGCTGGAATCGGACCGGCCGGATTTCACCGAGTCGCCGCTGACCGTGGGCCGCGGCGTGCATCAGCTCGAAACCGGTTACGATTACACGCTCGACAATGCCGCAGGCACTCAGTTCACGCAGCATTCATTTCCGCAAACCCTGTGGCGCATTGGAATGCTGGCCGACTGGTTTGAATTCCGCATTTACTACAATTACGAAATCGACAACTTCCAATTTCCTAGCGGCGCGCGGCAGCACTTTCAGGGCAGTGACGATTTGGAATTGGGTGCGAAAATTTGCCTCACGCCGCAGGAAGGCATTTTGCCCGCCATGGGCATCATTCCCGCCATGACAGTTCCCTCGGGCAGCCCTGACATAACCGAGGGAGAAGTCATGCCAAGCTTCATTTGGGCCTATTCGTGGGATTTGAACAAAATGATGTCGCTGGGAATGAGCACCGATATTGAGCGGCAACGCGATGACGCTGGGAATATTTTCACCGAATTTGGCCAATCGATTTCAATGGATTACAAGTTCACAAAACATTGGGGGGGCTATACGGAATGGGTTGTTTTCGCCCCCTCCGGCCATACTGTGGAACGAACGCAACACTATGCCGATGGTGGCTTCACCTACTTGTGGACGAATAACATTCAGTTGGACGCCGAAGTTGGCGTGGGGTTGAATGCCGCCGCCAACAACTTCTTTGCGGGCAACGGGGCCACGCTGCGTTTTTGA
- a CDS encoding Nramp family divalent metal transporter has protein sequence MSIAEQTNQKPLLMASPSAADHGHSGALSLEGLHSSVPLPPASAGFWRQLRAFAGPAVLVSVGYMDPGNWGTDLQGGATYKYGLLWVVGLSSLMAIFMQVISARLGVVTGKDLAQACRDYYPRWTRWPNWLACEVAIGACDLAEVLGSAVALNLLFHIPLLWAVIITAFDVLLLLALQGMGMRFIEAVILALVATIGGCYFIEIFVLPQTQPNFLEMGHALFTPSFGQEGMIVVAIGIIGATVMPHNLYLHSALVHSRKLERDGQSVCRAIRFNTWDTVLALSVAFLVNAAILVLAAIVFYGKTGVQVPGGHYVAFNENTDWIRDAYLTLAPLLGTSLASILFAVALLASGQSSTITGTLAGQVVMEGFMHWRIRPWVRRLITRSLAIIPAILIIGLRGDSSVTELLVLSQVVLAMQLPLAMFPMLHFTSSKKWMGANRLGWLLLIAGWTSAVLITALDLYGLPDALQSAWGVIGGH, from the coding sequence GTGAGCATTGCCGAACAGACCAATCAGAAGCCGCTGCTGATGGCGTCGCCATCAGCAGCGGATCACGGCCATTCCGGCGCGCTCTCGCTGGAAGGGTTGCATAGCTCCGTGCCGTTGCCGCCGGCCAGCGCGGGTTTTTGGCGGCAACTGCGTGCTTTTGCCGGTCCGGCTGTTTTAGTTAGCGTCGGCTATATGGATCCGGGCAATTGGGGCACTGACTTGCAAGGCGGAGCCACATACAAATACGGATTGCTGTGGGTGGTGGGCTTGTCGAGCCTAATGGCAATTTTCATGCAGGTGATATCGGCACGGCTGGGGGTGGTTACCGGCAAAGATTTGGCCCAGGCCTGCCGCGATTATTATCCCCGTTGGACCCGCTGGCCCAATTGGCTTGCGTGTGAAGTGGCCATTGGCGCGTGTGACTTGGCGGAAGTGCTGGGCAGTGCGGTGGCGCTGAACTTGTTGTTTCACATTCCGCTGTTGTGGGCGGTGATTATCACGGCCTTCGACGTGCTGCTGCTGTTGGCGCTGCAGGGCATGGGAATGCGGTTTATCGAAGCGGTGATTTTGGCGCTGGTGGCCACGATTGGCGGCTGTTACTTCATCGAAATTTTTGTATTGCCGCAAACCCAGCCCAATTTTTTGGAGATGGGTCACGCGCTTTTTACGCCCAGTTTTGGCCAGGAGGGAATGATTGTGGTGGCCATCGGCATCATTGGCGCTACGGTAATGCCGCACAATTTGTATTTGCACTCGGCGCTAGTTCATTCCCGAAAACTGGAGCGCGACGGACAGTCGGTGTGCCGCGCTATCCGTTTTAACACTTGGGACACCGTGCTGGCCCTTTCCGTTGCGTTTTTAGTCAACGCGGCCATTCTGGTGCTGGCGGCCATCGTGTTTTACGGCAAAACCGGCGTGCAAGTGCCGGGCGGACATTATGTGGCGTTCAACGAAAACACCGATTGGATTCGCGATGCTTATTTAACCCTGGCGCCGCTGTTGGGCACATCGTTAGCGAGCATTTTGTTTGCCGTGGCGCTATTGGCCAGCGGACAGAGCAGCACCATCACGGGAACGCTGGCCGGACAGGTAGTGATGGAAGGCTTTATGCACTGGCGCATTCGGCCGTGGGTACGGCGGTTGATTACCCGGTCGTTGGCAATTATTCCCGCCATATTGATCATCGGCCTGCGAGGCGACAGCAGCGTGACCGAGCTGTTGGTTCTCAGCCAGGTCGTGCTGGCCATGCAACTTCCGCTGGCCATGTTCCCGATGCTACATTTCACCAGTTCCAAAAAATGGATGGGCGCTAACCGATTGGGCTGGTTATTGTTGATCGCCGGCTGGACTTCCGCCGTACTGATTACCGCTTTGGATTTGTACGGCTTGCCCGATGCATTGCAAAGCGCATGGGGTGTGATTGGCGGGCATTGA
- a CDS encoding acylphosphatase, giving the protein MTADSAAVRSTVHYSGRVQGVGFRYTARAIAGGHNVTGYVQNLDDGRVRVIVEGERDEIDRFLAEVADRMSGYIRDMQVHKSSATGEFDGFGIEH; this is encoded by the coding sequence ATGACGGCTGATTCCGCCGCAGTTCGAAGCACCGTGCATTACTCCGGAAGGGTTCAGGGAGTGGGATTTCGCTATACCGCCCGGGCCATTGCCGGAGGGCATAACGTCACTGGCTATGTGCAAAACTTGGACGATGGCCGAGTACGGGTTATCGTGGAAGGAGAGCGCGACGAAATCGACCGTTTTCTGGCCGAGGTTGCCGACCGAATGAGCGGATATATTCGCGACATGCAAGTCCACAAGTCTTCCGCGACCGGCGAGTTTGATGGCTTCGGCATCGAACACTAA
- a CDS encoding pitrilysin family protein produces MPQPILSHEFDNGLVLVAEPMPSVESAAFSILVPAGSVYDAADRYGLATLTCEMTQRGCGSRDSRQFITDLENLGVQRGESVASAHMSFGGATLAKNLPATLRIYADLLRRPHLPVDQLDAARLAALQELRSIEDDPSHKVMLELKRRYYPDPWGRPSEGEQASLEAITIDEIRNHFQQLFRPNGTIIGVAGRVQWQAIKDLIGSLLADWKPAPIEEPGDGARGVKTEHLNHESNQTQIGIAYHSVPYRHPDYFQASGAVGVLSGGMSARLFTEVREKRGLCYTVFASHHTQRDRACVLCYAGTSAERAQETLDVTLGELQRIAQGILPAELARLKARVKSGLIMQGESSSARSGAIARDWYHLGQARTLAELGKLVDDLTVDSINEYLQENPPKDFTVVTLGPAPLTVPIAA; encoded by the coding sequence GTGCCCCAGCCCATTCTTTCCCACGAATTCGACAATGGTTTAGTGCTGGTGGCCGAGCCGATGCCATCGGTCGAGTCGGCCGCATTCAGCATCTTGGTGCCGGCCGGCTCGGTGTACGATGCCGCCGATCGCTACGGTCTGGCTACGCTGACCTGCGAAATGACGCAACGTGGCTGCGGATCGCGCGATAGCCGGCAATTCATTACCGATTTGGAAAATTTGGGCGTTCAGCGAGGCGAATCGGTCGCCTCGGCTCACATGAGCTTCGGCGGAGCCACACTGGCCAAAAATCTCCCCGCCACGCTGCGAATTTACGCCGATTTGCTCCGCCGCCCGCATTTGCCCGTCGATCAACTCGATGCCGCCCGCCTAGCCGCCTTGCAGGAGCTGCGGTCGATTGAAGACGACCCCAGCCACAAGGTCATGTTGGAATTGAAACGCCGTTATTACCCCGACCCTTGGGGTCGACCTAGCGAAGGGGAACAGGCGTCTTTGGAAGCCATTACCATCGACGAAATCCGGAATCACTTCCAGCAGTTGTTCCGGCCCAATGGCACCATCATCGGCGTGGCAGGACGCGTGCAGTGGCAGGCCATCAAAGACCTCATCGGTTCGCTGTTGGCCGATTGGAAACCCGCGCCGATTGAAGAACCGGGCGACGGGGCGCGGGGCGTAAAAACGGAGCATTTGAATCACGAATCGAATCAAACCCAAATCGGCATTGCCTACCACAGCGTTCCCTATCGGCACCCCGATTATTTTCAGGCTTCGGGGGCCGTGGGCGTGCTCAGCGGCGGGATGAGCGCCCGGTTGTTTACCGAGGTGCGCGAAAAGCGTGGCCTGTGCTACACGGTGTTCGCTAGCCATCACACGCAGCGCGACCGAGCATGCGTTCTATGTTACGCCGGCACCAGCGCCGAACGGGCTCAGGAAACGCTCGACGTAACCCTGGGCGAACTACAACGCATTGCACAGGGAATTTTGCCCGCCGAGTTGGCCCGACTGAAGGCCCGCGTGAAAAGCGGCCTGATTATGCAAGGCGAATCCAGCTCGGCCCGCAGCGGCGCCATCGCCCGCGATTGGTATCACTTGGGACAGGCCCGCACGCTGGCCGAATTGGGGAAATTGGTCGACGATTTAACCGTCGATAGCATCAACGAGTACTTGCAGGAAAATCCGCCGAAAGATTTCACCGTCGTTACGCTGGGGCCAGCGCCGTTGACAGTGCCGATAGCAGCGTGA
- a CDS encoding GNAT family N-acetyltransferase: MGLTYFKRFRMEIDLRGRDFSAPPLPVGYHFVPWASSRLEAHAEAKYHSFRDEIDSNVFPCLGDFAGCLRLMEEIAAKPGFLPEATWLVAHTDDDVRFDGQIDFSRMNHVSVAGICETDTNDGYGASSRNVVPIRRDNLRLLNGNSNTAMHYCGTVQGVFDRSGMGAIQNLGVVPEYRGLGLGTALMQQALAGFQKAGIKRAFLEVTAQNSGAVRLYKQLGFARSRTVYKVSEVAYA; this comes from the coding sequence ATGGGTCTGACCTATTTCAAACGCTTCCGAATGGAAATCGACCTACGGGGCCGCGATTTTTCCGCCCCCCCTTTGCCGGTCGGCTACCATTTTGTACCGTGGGCTTCCAGCCGGCTGGAAGCCCATGCCGAAGCGAAGTATCACAGCTTTCGCGACGAAATCGATTCGAATGTCTTTCCCTGCCTGGGTGACTTCGCGGGTTGTTTGCGGCTGATGGAGGAAATTGCCGCCAAGCCCGGTTTTTTGCCCGAGGCCACGTGGCTGGTGGCCCACACGGACGATGACGTTCGTTTTGACGGCCAAATTGATTTCAGCCGGATGAATCACGTTTCTGTCGCTGGCATTTGCGAGACAGACACGAATGACGGATATGGTGCCTCAAGCAGAAATGTCGTCCCAATTCGACGGGATAATCTCAGACTTCTAAACGGGAACAGCAACACGGCGATGCACTATTGCGGAACGGTGCAAGGCGTGTTCGACCGCAGCGGCATGGGGGCCATCCAAAATTTGGGCGTGGTGCCCGAGTATCGTGGCCTGGGGCTTGGAACCGCTCTGATGCAGCAGGCGTTGGCCGGATTTCAAAAAGCCGGAATAAAGCGCGCCTTTTTGGAAGTTACGGCTCAAAATTCCGGTGCCGTCAGGCTGTACAAGCAATTGGGCTTTGCGCGGTCGCGGACCGTGTACAAAGTATCTGAAGTTGCTTACGCTTAA
- a CDS encoding pitrilysin family protein, with protein MEFKTATLENGLEVVAECDPAAFSTALGFFVNTGARDETDEVSGVSHFLEHMVFKGTPSRSAEDVNREFDEMGAHYNAFTNEENTVYYAAILPEYLPNTVTLLADLMRPSLREVDFSTEKKVILEEIKMYDDQPPFGVDDKCRAAFFGNHPLSRSVLGTAASVGALQVDQMRRYFESRYSPRNIVLVGSGRIDFSQLCQTAQECCGGWAKVDAARTLPPAAPHSGFHVVCKDTAAQEYAIMMSPGPTASDADRYAAKILATVLGDDSGSRLYWELVDPGLAEHCSLHHHEYMGAGMFLTYMSCDPEYAAENLQRVNEVYRTALAQGITQAELDRAKNKINSRVVLASERPRGRLFTVGANWVQRREYRSVRDDLDAIEAITLKDVGAVQQTYPLTQSTTFVVGPLAEISPAT; from the coding sequence ATGGAATTCAAAACCGCAACCTTAGAGAACGGATTGGAAGTGGTCGCCGAGTGTGACCCCGCCGCTTTTTCCACCGCGTTGGGTTTTTTCGTGAACACGGGGGCCCGCGACGAAACCGACGAAGTGTCGGGCGTCAGTCACTTTCTGGAGCACATGGTGTTCAAAGGCACGCCCAGCCGCAGTGCCGAGGACGTCAATCGTGAATTCGACGAAATGGGCGCACACTACAACGCCTTCACCAATGAAGAAAACACGGTCTATTACGCAGCGATTTTGCCCGAGTATTTGCCTAACACCGTGACCTTGCTGGCTGACCTGATGCGGCCTTCGCTGCGCGAAGTCGACTTCAGCACCGAAAAGAAAGTTATTTTGGAAGAAATCAAAATGTACGACGATCAGCCCCCCTTCGGCGTCGACGACAAGTGCCGCGCCGCGTTCTTCGGCAACCATCCGCTTTCGCGCAGCGTGCTGGGCACCGCCGCCAGCGTGGGGGCGTTGCAAGTCGATCAAATGCGGCGGTATTTCGAAAGTCGGTACAGCCCGCGCAACATCGTGCTAGTGGGCTCAGGCCGGATCGATTTTTCGCAATTGTGCCAAACCGCCCAAGAGTGCTGCGGCGGCTGGGCAAAGGTGGATGCCGCCCGCACGTTGCCGCCCGCTGCGCCGCACTCAGGCTTTCATGTCGTGTGTAAGGACACGGCGGCCCAGGAATACGCCATCATGATGAGCCCGGGGCCCACGGCCAGCGATGCCGACCGTTACGCCGCTAAAATTTTAGCCACGGTGCTGGGCGATGATTCCGGCAGCCGGCTGTATTGGGAATTGGTCGATCCCGGACTGGCCGAGCATTGCAGCCTGCATCATCACGAATACATGGGGGCGGGAATGTTTCTCACATATATGAGCTGCGATCCGGAATATGCGGCGGAAAATTTGCAGCGGGTGAATGAAGTTTATCGAACCGCGCTGGCGCAGGGTATTACCCAGGCGGAGCTCGATCGGGCTAAAAATAAAATCAATTCCCGCGTGGTGCTGGCCAGCGAGCGTCCACGGGGCCGGTTGTTCACTGTGGGCGCAAATTGGGTGCAGCGTAGGGAATATCGCAGCGTGCGGGACGATTTGGATGCCATCGAGGCCATCACGCTCAAAGACGTGGGCGCCGTGCAACAAACGTATCCGCTGACGCAGTCGACCACTTTTGTCGTGGGGCCGTTGGCGGAGATTTCGCCCGCCACATAA